Proteins from a genomic interval of Sphingobacterium sp. SYP-B4668:
- a CDS encoding cold-shock protein, producing MQEGTVKFFNETKGFGFITPSNGGEDVFVHSTGLVNDIRENDSVTYDLENGRKGVNATNVRVAY from the coding sequence ATGCAAGAAGGAACAGTAAAATTCTTTAACGAAACCAAAGGATTTGGTTTTATTACTCCGTCAAACGGTGGAGAAGATGTATTCGTACATTCAACAGGTTTAGTAAATGATATACGCGAAAACGATAGCGTAACATATGATTTAGAAAACGGCAGAAAAGGCGTTAATGCAACTAATGTACGCGTAGCATACTAA
- a CDS encoding DegT/DnrJ/EryC1/StrS family aminotransferase codes for MIPRGQLYISNSELLTGIFYCFTDGLQAQKTDFEYQNGKTLTCLSVRTAFDLVLTSLNFPAGSEILVTDINIPDMFKIMTAHHLVPIPLPVNKNTLSISAEQLESAITSTTKAILITHLFGAIMDTDEVNAIAQKHNIFVFEDCAQAYAGNLYEGSPATDVSMFSFGLIKTNTAVRGAIVKIKDPILYADVLSKNGQYPEQRTREFLHKLLKVISIKVLTTKIIYTVFYKLINASGKDFDNVLASLTKGFPNDQLLRQIRYRPSLANKKLLQHKMLRFKQDDIDARIQLANDILQNIPDHYKIGTLNKRHTHWVLPIETQDPNGLIHYLLINGFDASQKASSLIKQPGWDYIPAQDDLTLENLVYLPVYPAMSTKDRNRLTQLLNSFKA; via the coding sequence ATGATACCTAGAGGACAACTATACATCAGCAATAGCGAGTTGTTGACTGGAATTTTTTATTGCTTTACGGATGGCTTACAAGCTCAAAAAACAGACTTTGAATATCAAAATGGCAAGACACTGACCTGCCTTTCGGTGCGCACGGCTTTCGATTTGGTTTTAACCTCACTGAATTTTCCAGCAGGATCTGAAATTTTGGTGACAGATATCAACATTCCAGATATGTTCAAAATCATGACTGCTCATCATCTGGTACCCATTCCACTACCTGTAAATAAAAATACGCTAAGCATTTCGGCTGAGCAGTTGGAATCTGCTATAACCTCAACAACAAAAGCGATATTGATCACCCACCTTTTTGGCGCGATTATGGACACTGATGAAGTAAATGCGATAGCCCAAAAACACAATATATTTGTATTTGAAGATTGTGCCCAGGCGTATGCCGGCAATCTATATGAAGGCAGTCCGGCAACGGATGTTAGCATGTTTAGCTTTGGGCTCATAAAAACCAACACCGCTGTCCGTGGAGCAATAGTAAAAATAAAAGACCCTATATTGTACGCTGATGTGTTATCTAAAAATGGACAATATCCCGAACAACGAACCAGGGAATTTCTACATAAATTACTTAAAGTCATATCGATCAAAGTGCTCACCACCAAAATTATCTATACGGTATTCTATAAGCTTATAAATGCTAGTGGAAAGGATTTTGATAACGTACTGGCTAGCCTGACCAAGGGATTCCCCAATGATCAGCTTCTTAGACAAATCCGCTATCGTCCTAGTCTTGCAAATAAAAAGCTGTTACAACATAAGATGCTCCGCTTTAAGCAAGATGATATTGATGCTAGAATACAGTTGGCGAATGACATTCTACAAAATATTCCAGATCATTATAAAATCGGCACGCTAAACAAAAGGCATACCCACTGGGTCTTGCCCATTGAAACCCAAGACCCCAATGGTCTAATCCATTATCTGCTAATCAACGGCTTTGATGCTTCCCAAAAGGCTTCCAGCCTCATCAAACAACCAGGATGGGACTACATTCCTGCCCAAGATGACCTGACTCTTGAAAATCTTGTGTATCTACCGGTATACCCTGCCATGTCGACAAAAGACAGAAATAGGCTAACACAATTATTAAATTCCTTTAAAGCGTAA
- a CDS encoding RNA polymerase sigma factor, whose protein sequence is MDAPEQNDERNLLLQLRAGSYEAFERVYDRYKGPLMGNLLKLLKSPDLASEMLQELFTKLWNHRASIDVERPIKGYLFRIAENLVTDMFRRAARDKEMRNYFMAHMHEAYDHIESHLFSQEYRHILQQAIYQLPPQRQQVFRLCKLEEKSYQEVSELLGISQAAVNDHITKANTFLKEYFTTRPALSIVLVAALLSGI, encoded by the coding sequence ATGGATGCACCCGAACAAAATGATGAGAGAAACTTGCTTTTACAGTTACGTGCTGGAAGTTATGAAGCCTTTGAGCGTGTATACGATCGGTACAAAGGTCCACTCATGGGTAATTTGTTGAAACTGCTCAAATCACCAGATCTAGCTTCGGAGATGTTGCAGGAACTTTTCACTAAACTGTGGAATCATCGTGCTAGCATAGATGTTGAGCGACCTATCAAGGGCTATCTATTTCGTATCGCCGAAAATCTGGTTACCGATATGTTTCGTCGAGCAGCCCGTGACAAAGAAATGCGTAACTACTTCATGGCTCATATGCATGAAGCTTATGACCACATTGAATCCCACCTTTTTTCCCAGGAATATCGTCATATCCTCCAACAGGCCATCTACCAGCTACCTCCGCAACGTCAACAGGTATTCCGGCTCTGCAAGCTTGAAGAGAAGAGTTATCAAGAGGTAAGCGAACTGCTTGGCATTTCACAGGCCGCTGTCAACGACCATATTACCAAAGCGAATACTTTCCTTAAAGAATATTTTACGACTCGTCCAGCACTTTCTATCGTACTTGTCGCTGCGCTTTTGTCCGGTATTTAA